In the Plasmodium chabaudi chabaudi strain AS genome assembly, chromosome: 13 genome, one interval contains:
- a CDS encoding protein phosphatase PPM3, putative: MNKTKLISAKEVSEVVSWYTHACAGSMQGRRSTDEDATVILASLKNFESCRMCTIFDGHVGKDTALFCARNAANFIGNCKSLDVENITKACIQMDREILQSSFSNSGSTAIIAIIEKIYGSDMFKLYICNLGDSRAMLIKNDGSFISLSEDHKPYNVKERERIDKTGGFVANGRVLGYIGVSRSFGDKNYKKNLIAPENIHETMMTCVPDIRIYYGNAGDILFLGCDGVFEMLSWNDVAKFSYESVNKYALSDAVINILDYALLSGSKDNITIQIVKFFNDKKDIFYFREKIIPGIYIPNEHISKYEFYENFLNKYHIKNKCIINTLMANCSEVNQKYCYIGPYLKKIRENKSTHIILNRRYKKNIKNLTIPILHEDFIRSTVFNKMDQIGFYRMRDFFREYDKTQKMSSY, encoded by the exons atgaataaGACCAAATTGATAAGCGCAAAAGAAGTTTCTGAAGTCGTTAGCTGGTATACTCATGCCTGTGCTGGAAGTATGCAAGGACGTCGATCCACTGATGAGgat GCAACAGTCATATTAGCATCTCTCAAAAATTTCGAATCATGCAG GATGTGCACTATATTTGATGG gCATGTAGGAAAAGACACAGCTTTATTTTGCGCTCGAAATGCGGCCAATTTTATAG GCAACTGCAAATCTTTAGACGTTGAGAACATAACAAAAGCTTGCATTCAAATGGATAGAGAAATTTTAC AGAGTAGCTTTTCCAACAGTGGTTCAACAG caaTAATTGCGATCATCGAGAAAATATATGGGAGCGATATGTTTAaactttatatttgtaatttaG GAGATTCTAGAGCAAtgctaataaaaaatgatggatcgtttatttctttaagTGAAGACCATAAGCCTTATAATGTAAAGGAAAGGGAAAGAATAGATAAAACTGGGGGATTTGTCGCGAATGGAAGGGTACTTGGATATATTGGTGTTTCAAGATCATTTGGAGACAAA aattataaaaagaatttaATTGCCCCAGAGAATATTCATGAAACTATGATGACATGTGTGCCTGACataagaatatattatggAAATGCAggtgatatattatttttaggtTGTGATGGTGTATTTGAAATGCTGTCGTGGAATGATGTAGCAAAATTCAGTTATGAAagtgtaaataaatatgcattaaGTGACGCagtaattaatattttagaCTATGCGTTATTATCTGGGTCGAAAGATAATATAACAATTCAAAttgttaaattttttaatgataaaaaggacattttttattttagagaaaaaataattccaGGTATTTATATACCTAATGAgcatatttcaaaatatgaattttatgaaaattttttgaataaatatcatataaagaacaaatgtattattaacaCATTAATGGCAAACTGCAGCGAAGTTAATCAAAAGTATTGTTACATCGGgccatatttaaaaaaaatacgagAAAACAAAAGTACACACATTATATTAAAcagaagatataaaaaaaatattaaaaatttaactATACCTATCCTGCATGAAGATTTTATTCGAAGTACcgtttttaataaaatggatCAAATTGGTTTCTATAGAATGAGAGACTTCTTTAGAGAATATGACAAAACCCAAAAGATGTCCAGTTATTGA
- a CDS encoding protein tyrosine phosphatase, putative, which produces MIQILPFLYMGKLNDIKALDLKKYNIKALVVCCTYLEYPQDKIPKGYDGLRINLEDMGLEQISKYFDESNNFIHSFVTQNQPVIVTCSHGISRSPTIVLAYLIGKRNYFLNEAFRFLMSKKNICPNIGFAEQLCNYEESIKNKITFCSKKYADWYVSDMCYNNAIIDFSPE; this is translated from the exons ATGATACAAATATTgccatttttatacatgGGTAAACTGAATGACATAAAGGCTTTAgatcttaaaaaatataatataaaagcaTTAGTTGTTTGTTGTACATATTTAGAATACCCACAAGATAAAATACCCAAAGGATATGATGGTTTACGAATTAATCTCGAAGATATGGGATTAGAGCAAATATCCaaatattttgatgaatccaacaattttattcattCTTTTGTTACCCAAAATCAACCAGTCATCGTTACGTGCAG TCATGGAATAAGTAGATCACCAACAATAGTATTAGCATATTTGATAGGAAAACGg aactattttttaaatgaagcttttcgttttttaatgagcaaaaaaaatatatgcccAAATATTGGGTTTGCCGAACAACTGTGTAATTACGAagaaagtataaaaaataaaatcaccTTTTgctcaaaaaaatatgcggATTGGTATGTTTCTGATATGTGCTATAATAATGCTATAATAGATTTTAGTCCTGAATAG
- a CDS encoding methyltransferase, putative, giving the protein MAVYGNISYWNERYTKEEEQFDWHQKWYGVKHIFDELNIQNNAKILNIGCGTSKFSEEMLDSGYTDITNIDASSVCINKMKEVYKDKPNLKYIQMNVCDMKLFKNAEFDLIIDKACLDSIVCSEDSLKNVEEMLCETSRVLKPEGVFIIISHAQPSYRLGYLQKQDYKWNVTVKTVKRPMLGIVAPPIDDSLHYVYICTKGNAQA; this is encoded by the exons ATGGCAgta TACGGTAACATATCCTATTGGAATGAACGATACACAAA GGAAGAAGAACAATTTGATTGGCATCAAAAATGGTATGGTGTAAAACACATATTCGACgaattaaatatacaaaataatgcaaaaattttgaatattgGATGTGGTACATCAA aaTTTAGTGAGGAGATGCTTGATAGCGGTTATACTGACATAACCAACATCGACGCATCCTCTGTATGCATAAATAAGATGAAAGAGGTATACAAGGACAAGCctaatttaaaat ATATCCAAATGAATGTCTGTGATATGaaattgtttaaaaatGCAGAATTTGATTTGATTATTGATAAAGCATGCCTTGACTCTATAGTTTGCTCAGAAgattctttaaaaaatgttgaaGAAATGCTATGCGAAACATCAAGAGTTTTAAA gcCCGAAGgcgtttttattattatatctcATGCTCAACCATCTTATCGATTGggatatttacaaaaacaaGATTATAAATGGAATGTTACGGTTAAAACAGTTAAACGACCCATGTTAGGAATAGTAG CCCCACCTATAGATGACAGTTTACactatgtttatatttgtacAAAAGGAAATGCGCAAGCATAA